The following proteins come from a genomic window of Lycium ferocissimum isolate CSIRO_LF1 chromosome 4, AGI_CSIRO_Lferr_CH_V1, whole genome shotgun sequence:
- the LOC132053444 gene encoding equilibrative nucleotide transporter 3-like isoform X1: protein MTIADSSSIPNPTRLEGKYCGMVVCWILGLGSLVSWNSMLTIGDYYYELFPKYHPSRVLTLVYQPFALATMAILAYNEARINTRNRNLTGFTLFFLSTFALLVLDLATSGTGGLGNYIGICAIVAIFGVADAFVEGGIVGDLSFMCPEFIQSYFAGLAASGVLTSALRLVTKAAFERASNGLRKGVMLFLAISTFIEFLCILLYAFIFSKLPIVKYYRTKAAAEGSKTVAADLAAAGIKSEATERADNNNAKQLERLSNKQLFFQNVDYLLDLYLIYVLSLSIFPGFLYENTGSHKLGSWYPLVLIAVYNMFDLIARYIPLIEKIKLKSRKGLIIATLSRFLFIPCFYFTAKYGDQGWMIMLVSFLGLTNGYLTVCVLTVAPQGYKGPEQNALGNLLVLCLLAGLFSGVALDWLWIIGNGKF, encoded by the exons ATGACTATTGCTGATTCAAGCAGTATTCCAAATCCAACCAGGCTAGAG GGAAAATATTGTGGAATGGTGGTATGTTGGATTCTTGGACTTGGGTCACTTGTTTCTTGGAATAGTATGCTCACTATTGGAGATTACTATTATGAGCTATTTCCG aaataccatCCTTCAAGGGTGCTTACCCTCGTTTATCAACCATTTGCACTTGCGACAATGGCAATTCTTGCATATAATGAGGCAAGAATCAATACAAGAAACCGCAACCTAACTGGATTTACTCTTTTCTTCTTAAGCACATTCGCACTCCTAGTG ttGGATTTGGCCACATCAGGAACCGGGGGTCTTGGAAATTACATCGGTATATGTGCTATAGTCGCTATTTTTGGAGTTGCAGATGCTTTTGTTGAAGGTGGGATTGTAGGAGATTTATCCTTCATGTGCCCTGAATTTATCCAA TCATATTTTGCTGGTCTGGCTGCCTCTGGGGTGCTCACCTCTGCTTTAAGGCTAGTGACTAAAGCAGCTTTTGAAAGGGCTAGTAACGGTCTTCGCAAAGGAGTTA TGTTATTCCTGGCTATCTCCACGTTCATTGAATTTCTATGTATTCTTCTGTATGCGTTCATCTTTTCTAAGCTACCAATCGTTAAGTACTACCGCACAAAGGCAGCAGCAGAGGGATCAAAAACTGTTGCAGCAGACCTAGCCGCAGCAGGCATCAAGTCTGAAGCAACCGAAAGA GCTGATAATAATAACGCTAAACAATTGGAGCGCCTGAGCAACAAACAACTGTTCTTTCAGAACGTCGATTACTTATTGGATTTGTACTTGATTTATGTCCTGAGTTTGTCAATTTTCCCTGGATTCTTGTATGAGAATACTGGTTCCCACAAATTAGGCTCATG GTACCCTTTAGTCCTGATAGCAGTCTACAATATGTTCGATCTGATAGCAAGGTACATTCCACTGATCGAAAAAATCAAGTTGAAATCACGAAAGGGCCTAATAATCGCAACACTGTCTCGTTTCTTGTTCATtccttgtttttattttactgcAAAGTACGGTGATCAGGGCTGGATGATAATGCTCGTGTCCTTCCTAGGATTAACCAACGGTTATCTCACCGTTTGTGTCCTCACAGTTGCTCCTCAGGGATACAAG GGACCTGAGCAAAATGCATTGGGTAATTTGCTAGTGTTATGCCTACTGGCTGGACTATTCTCTGGTGTTGCACTAGATTGGTTATGGATTATTGGTAATGGGAAGTTCTAA
- the LOC132053444 gene encoding equilibrative nucleotide transporter 3-like isoform X2, giving the protein MEVETKKYHPSRVLTLVYQPFALATMAILAYNEARINTRNRNLTGFTLFFLSTFALLVLDLATSGTGGLGNYIGICAIVAIFGVADAFVEGGIVGDLSFMCPEFIQSYFAGLAASGVLTSALRLVTKAAFERASNGLRKGVMLFLAISTFIEFLCILLYAFIFSKLPIVKYYRTKAAAEGSKTVAADLAAAGIKSEATERADNNNAKQLERLSNKQLFFQNVDYLLDLYLIYVLSLSIFPGFLYENTGSHKLGSWYPLVLIAVYNMFDLIARYIPLIEKIKLKSRKGLIIATLSRFLFIPCFYFTAKYGDQGWMIMLVSFLGLTNGYLTVCVLTVAPQGYKGPEQNALGNLLVLCLLAGLFSGVALDWLWIIGNGKF; this is encoded by the exons ATGGAAGTTGAGACCAAG aaataccatCCTTCAAGGGTGCTTACCCTCGTTTATCAACCATTTGCACTTGCGACAATGGCAATTCTTGCATATAATGAGGCAAGAATCAATACAAGAAACCGCAACCTAACTGGATTTACTCTTTTCTTCTTAAGCACATTCGCACTCCTAGTG ttGGATTTGGCCACATCAGGAACCGGGGGTCTTGGAAATTACATCGGTATATGTGCTATAGTCGCTATTTTTGGAGTTGCAGATGCTTTTGTTGAAGGTGGGATTGTAGGAGATTTATCCTTCATGTGCCCTGAATTTATCCAA TCATATTTTGCTGGTCTGGCTGCCTCTGGGGTGCTCACCTCTGCTTTAAGGCTAGTGACTAAAGCAGCTTTTGAAAGGGCTAGTAACGGTCTTCGCAAAGGAGTTA TGTTATTCCTGGCTATCTCCACGTTCATTGAATTTCTATGTATTCTTCTGTATGCGTTCATCTTTTCTAAGCTACCAATCGTTAAGTACTACCGCACAAAGGCAGCAGCAGAGGGATCAAAAACTGTTGCAGCAGACCTAGCCGCAGCAGGCATCAAGTCTGAAGCAACCGAAAGA GCTGATAATAATAACGCTAAACAATTGGAGCGCCTGAGCAACAAACAACTGTTCTTTCAGAACGTCGATTACTTATTGGATTTGTACTTGATTTATGTCCTGAGTTTGTCAATTTTCCCTGGATTCTTGTATGAGAATACTGGTTCCCACAAATTAGGCTCATG GTACCCTTTAGTCCTGATAGCAGTCTACAATATGTTCGATCTGATAGCAAGGTACATTCCACTGATCGAAAAAATCAAGTTGAAATCACGAAAGGGCCTAATAATCGCAACACTGTCTCGTTTCTTGTTCATtccttgtttttattttactgcAAAGTACGGTGATCAGGGCTGGATGATAATGCTCGTGTCCTTCCTAGGATTAACCAACGGTTATCTCACCGTTTGTGTCCTCACAGTTGCTCCTCAGGGATACAAG GGACCTGAGCAAAATGCATTGGGTAATTTGCTAGTGTTATGCCTACTGGCTGGACTATTCTCTGGTGTTGCACTAGATTGGTTATGGATTATTGGTAATGGGAAGTTCTAA
- the LOC132053444 gene encoding equilibrative nucleotide transporter 3-like isoform X3: MAILAYNEARINTRNRNLTGFTLFFLSTFALLVLDLATSGTGGLGNYIGICAIVAIFGVADAFVEGGIVGDLSFMCPEFIQSYFAGLAASGVLTSALRLVTKAAFERASNGLRKGVMLFLAISTFIEFLCILLYAFIFSKLPIVKYYRTKAAAEGSKTVAADLAAAGIKSEATERADNNNAKQLERLSNKQLFFQNVDYLLDLYLIYVLSLSIFPGFLYENTGSHKLGSWYPLVLIAVYNMFDLIARYIPLIEKIKLKSRKGLIIATLSRFLFIPCFYFTAKYGDQGWMIMLVSFLGLTNGYLTVCVLTVAPQGYKGPEQNALGNLLVLCLLAGLFSGVALDWLWIIGNGKF; this comes from the exons ATGGCAATTCTTGCATATAATGAGGCAAGAATCAATACAAGAAACCGCAACCTAACTGGATTTACTCTTTTCTTCTTAAGCACATTCGCACTCCTAGTG ttGGATTTGGCCACATCAGGAACCGGGGGTCTTGGAAATTACATCGGTATATGTGCTATAGTCGCTATTTTTGGAGTTGCAGATGCTTTTGTTGAAGGTGGGATTGTAGGAGATTTATCCTTCATGTGCCCTGAATTTATCCAA TCATATTTTGCTGGTCTGGCTGCCTCTGGGGTGCTCACCTCTGCTTTAAGGCTAGTGACTAAAGCAGCTTTTGAAAGGGCTAGTAACGGTCTTCGCAAAGGAGTTA TGTTATTCCTGGCTATCTCCACGTTCATTGAATTTCTATGTATTCTTCTGTATGCGTTCATCTTTTCTAAGCTACCAATCGTTAAGTACTACCGCACAAAGGCAGCAGCAGAGGGATCAAAAACTGTTGCAGCAGACCTAGCCGCAGCAGGCATCAAGTCTGAAGCAACCGAAAGA GCTGATAATAATAACGCTAAACAATTGGAGCGCCTGAGCAACAAACAACTGTTCTTTCAGAACGTCGATTACTTATTGGATTTGTACTTGATTTATGTCCTGAGTTTGTCAATTTTCCCTGGATTCTTGTATGAGAATACTGGTTCCCACAAATTAGGCTCATG GTACCCTTTAGTCCTGATAGCAGTCTACAATATGTTCGATCTGATAGCAAGGTACATTCCACTGATCGAAAAAATCAAGTTGAAATCACGAAAGGGCCTAATAATCGCAACACTGTCTCGTTTCTTGTTCATtccttgtttttattttactgcAAAGTACGGTGATCAGGGCTGGATGATAATGCTCGTGTCCTTCCTAGGATTAACCAACGGTTATCTCACCGTTTGTGTCCTCACAGTTGCTCCTCAGGGATACAAG GGACCTGAGCAAAATGCATTGGGTAATTTGCTAGTGTTATGCCTACTGGCTGGACTATTCTCTGGTGTTGCACTAGATTGGTTATGGATTATTGGTAATGGGAAGTTCTAA